A genome region from Cryptosporidium parvum Iowa II chromosome 8, whole genome shotgun sequence includes the following:
- a CDS encoding CpTSP12; extracellular protein with 1 TSP1 domain has product MGIKFVFILIIYYVGGLFGESTDYSPPVSIQNMDESILRSRGSNEQQTDNEVTGISKLESINDSYRMQNDEIDSLQLNKASETDIDQIFANNLELNNLLIGMNKDSILETSTQTKGRKSQNEIDFQKTMIFQIEENNRFVDSDIDIFATLTLPFSTFEGHTIDYFIISTPPSYTLPKSEKLCTCVKHLQEISPEVMKSIPISIKCTTVSANGSIYFVIQNQDESVFPAPGYYRFQLKVRTPVETRKVQNDPKNFWWLSKIRFSSGHYITKVHENTRLLLKAECQWSPWRRETGCSSTCDSGVEIWRRTLLSGKDEELCGGAYQKRECGDTPCNVSCQLGPWEELIPCTVTCNASKNKGKRIEYRKILLTNSGNGPDCETLYPWNEEKQMGWSKSLGMVIKYSDCPFEMKQDCNKEFGCRVERENLRTIASEYPWGFCPFPCGGFGNITSIVQVANGIPRWIGEKLYPDSFEYPCVSNKKPIVEYKPCNTNPCSDCMVYLEDSQLNKTTNIWVFFHLFQEADEIRFVLPDGFTFLKSNDNELIHNIAKDKNSKFENNTKIITSIKKAIKVNQSNYIDIIKKLFNRIIFGDVSKNSGIPESKNDDYNNNNNNNSNNNNSNNKQNNNIDSNFTRCQVTAASFGSIKTCQLKSHHNLKDHEIENYKEALIILDSTVQATRSIFSEQSRNEKPNWLFMPMKIGNAEGLVLPDGKLNNEQFRLFARGSNSLKEPEELVCNLQTKVLLPQPCHVDLLPKNAKDCIKCSKTNIFTIEAYRQFTSPKNGGACTVPTEFRVDESITNVDCINVCPNGRRYVMGTDKYLKKIGIHS; this is encoded by the coding sequence ATGGgaattaaatttgtatttatactaattatatattatgtGGGGGGACTGTTTGGTGAATCTACTGATTATTCTCCTCCTGTAAGTATACAAAATATGGACGAAAGTATACTTAGATCAAGGGGAAGTAATGAGCAACAAACAGATAATGAAGTAACTGGAATATCGAAATTGGAGTCAATAAATGACTCTTATAGAATgcaaaatgatgaaattgattcacttcaattaaataaagcAAGTGAAACTGATATTGATCAAATTTTTGCTAAcaatttggaattaaataatttacttaTTGGTATGAATAAGGATTCAATTCTAGAAACTTCAACTCAAACAAAAGGAAGAAAATCTCAAAATGAAATAGATTTTCAGAAAACAatgatttttcaaattgaagaaaataatcgTTTTGTTGATTCAGATATAGATATATTTGCAACTCTTACCTTACCTTTTTCAACTTTTGAAGGTCATACCATTgattactttattatttctactCCACCATCATATACATTGCCAAAAAGTGAGAAATTATGTACATGTGTTAAACATTTACAAGAAATTAGTCCAGAAGTAATGAAATCTATTCCAATATCAATCAAATGTACAACAGTATCTGCAAATGGGTCAATCTACTTTgtaattcaaaatcaagatGAATCTGTATTCCCTGCGCCGGGATACTATCGATTTCAATTAAAGGTAAGAACTCCTGTTGAAACAAGAAAAGTTCAAAATGACCCCAAGAATTTCTGGTGGCTATCAAAAATTCGCTTTTCATCTGGTCATTATATTACTAAAGTACATGAAAATACGCGTTTATTGCTTAAAGCTGAATGTCAATGGAGTCCATGGAGAAGAGAAACTGGATGCAGTTCAACTTGTGATTCTGGTGTTGAAATATGGAGAAGAACTCTACTTTCTGGTaaagatgaagaattatGTGGTGGAGCTTATCAGAAAAGAGAATGTGGTGATACACCATGTAATGTAAGTTGCCAATTAGGTCCATGGGAAGAATTAATACCATGTACTGTTACTTGTAATGCTTCAAAGAATAAAGGAAAAAGAATTGAGtatagaaaaatattattaactaATTCTGGTAATGGTCCAGATTGTGAGACTTTATACCCATGGaatgaagaaaaacaaaTGGGATGGAGTAAGTCTTTAGGTATGgttattaaatattctgaTTGTCCATTTGAAATGAAACAGGATTGTAACAAAGAATTTGGATGTAGAGTTGAGAGAGAAAATTTAAGAACTATAGCTTCAGAATATCCATGGGGATTTTGTCCATTTCCATGTGGCGGATTTGGTAATATTACAAGTATTGTACAAGTAGCTAATGGAATACCAAGATGGATTGGTGAGAAGTTATATCCAGATTCATTTGAATACCCATGTGTTAGTAATAAGAAGCCTATTGTTGAATATAAACCATGTAATACAAATCCATGCAGTGATTGTATGGTATATCTTGAAGATTCCCAGTTAAATAAGACTACTAATATTTGGGTATTTTTCCATTTATTTCAAGAAGCTGATGAAATTAGATTTGTATTACCAGATGGATTCACCTTTTTAAAGAgtaatgataatgaattaatacaTAATATAGCAAAGgataaaaattcaaagtttgaaaataatactaaaattattacaagTATTAAAAAGGCTATAAAAGTTAACCAAAGTAAttatattgatattattaaaaagttatttaatCGTATAATATTTGGTGATGTTAGTAAAAATTCAGGCATACCCGAAtcaaaaaatgatgattataataataacaataataataatagcaataataataatagtaataacaaacaaaacaataatattgacAGTAATTTCACAAGATGTCAGGTAACTGCAGCATCTTTTGGATCTATCAAGACTTGTCAATTAAAAAGTCAtcataatttaaaagatcatgaaatagaaaattacaaagaagcattaattattttagatAGTACTGTTCAAGCTACGAGATCTATATTTAGTGAACAATCTAGAAATGAAAAACCAAATTGGTTATTTATGCCTATGAAAATTGGTAATGCTGAAGGTTTAGTATTACCAGACggaaaattaaataatgaacaATTCAGATTATTTGCACGCGGTTCAAATTCCCTGAAAGAGCCAGAGGAATTGGTATGTAATCTTCAAACAAAAGTACTGTTACCACAACCTTGTCATGTTGATTTGTTACCAAAAAATGCAAAAGATTGTATAAAATGTTCCAAGACTAATATTTTTACTATAGAAGCTTACCGTCAATTTACATCTCCAAAAAATGGAGGTGCATGTACTGTTCCAACTGAATTCAGAGTTGATGAATCTATTACTAATGTTGATTGTATTAATGTATGTCCAAATGGTAGAAGATATGTAATGGGAACTGATaagtatttaaagaaaattggaattcattcttaa